In Nocardia sp. NBC_00403, one DNA window encodes the following:
- a CDS encoding exodeoxyribonuclease III, with protein sequence MRLATWNVNSIRSRLDRVADFLDRQDIDVLAMQETKCRDDQFPFERFDELGYEVAHLGVNQWNGVAIASRVGLENVELAFPEQPGFDKDAGESLISTPVVESRALGATCGGVRVWSLYVPNGRTLTDPHYTYKLEWLAALRDNGAKWLADDPGAQIALVGDWNIAPTDDDVWSVEYFADKTHISQPERDAFTAIVDTGFADVMRPFAPGPGVYTYWDYTQLRFPRKEGMRIDFILASPTLAARTKDAVVDREERKGKGASDHAPVIAEFTD encoded by the coding sequence GTGCGTCTCGCGACCTGGAACGTCAATTCGATCCGCTCCCGTCTCGATCGGGTCGCGGATTTTCTCGACCGCCAGGACATCGACGTGCTCGCGATGCAGGAAACCAAGTGCCGCGACGACCAGTTCCCGTTCGAGCGTTTCGACGAACTCGGCTACGAGGTGGCCCACCTCGGCGTGAACCAGTGGAACGGTGTCGCGATCGCCTCCCGGGTCGGCCTGGAGAACGTGGAACTCGCCTTCCCCGAGCAGCCCGGCTTCGACAAGGACGCGGGCGAATCGCTGATCAGTACCCCGGTGGTGGAATCACGCGCGCTCGGCGCCACCTGCGGCGGCGTGCGCGTCTGGAGTCTGTACGTCCCCAACGGCCGCACCCTGACCGACCCGCACTACACCTACAAGCTGGAATGGCTTGCCGCCCTGCGTGACAACGGCGCGAAGTGGCTCGCCGACGACCCCGGGGCCCAGATCGCCCTGGTCGGCGACTGGAATATCGCCCCGACCGACGACGACGTCTGGTCGGTCGAATACTTCGCCGACAAGACCCACATCTCCCAGCCCGAACGCGACGCCTTCACCGCCATCGTCGACACCGGCTTCGCCGACGTCATGCGCCCCTTCGCCCCCGGCCCCGGCGTCTACACCTACTGGGACTACACCCAGCTGCGGTTCCCCCGCAAAGAGGGCATGCGCATCGATTTCATCCTCGCCTCCCCCACCCTCGCCGCCCGCACCAAGGACGCCGTGGTCGACCGCGAGGAACGAAAAGGCAAGGGCGCCAGCGACCACGCCCCCGTCATCGCGGAGTTCACCGACTGA
- a CDS encoding Txe/YoeB family addiction module toxin yields the protein MKITFTPSAWADYTWWQTQDRATLRRINKLIDDICRDGYEGIGKPEPLRQNLSGYWSRRITSEHRVVYVIEDDAAIIIACRTHYE from the coding sequence GTGAAGATCACCTTCACCCCGAGCGCTTGGGCCGACTACACGTGGTGGCAGACGCAGGATCGGGCCACTCTGCGGCGGATCAACAAACTCATCGACGACATCTGTCGCGACGGTTACGAAGGTATCGGTAAGCCGGAACCGTTGCGGCAGAACCTCTCCGGCTACTGGTCGCGCAGAATCACTTCCGAACACCGTGTCGTATATGTCATCGAGGACGACGCAGCCATCATCATCGCCTGCCGCACCCACTACGAGTGA
- a CDS encoding type II toxin-antitoxin system Phd/YefM family antitoxin — protein MRPMTISEARANLAAVLDSATEDLEEVVITRAGHEAAVVISLREYEALKETAYLLGNPANARHLERSIAEHRSGQASPHDLVEDDESRLAAPKSATAKPPTRKSATPKAVKAKAARKPGRGKIIGAADVGAEGGK, from the coding sequence ATGCGCCCCATGACTATCAGCGAGGCACGTGCCAATCTCGCCGCCGTTCTCGATAGCGCAACCGAAGACCTGGAAGAAGTCGTCATCACACGGGCCGGACATGAGGCCGCCGTTGTCATCTCTCTGCGCGAATACGAGGCGCTGAAAGAGACCGCGTACTTGCTCGGCAACCCTGCCAACGCACGGCACTTGGAGCGCTCGATTGCTGAGCATCGCAGCGGCCAGGCGAGTCCGCACGACCTCGTCGAAGACGATGAGTCGCGCCTTGCGGCGCCCAAGTCTGCGACAGCGAAGCCCCCGACGCGGAAGTCTGCGACGCCGAAGGCGGTCAAGGCGAAAGCGGCTCGGAAACCAGGGCGCGGGAAAATCATCGGTGCCGCCGATGTCGGGGCCGAGGGCGGCAAGTGA